A window of the Kosakonia radicincitans DSM 16656 genome harbors these coding sequences:
- the narL gene encoding two-component system response regulator NarL: MSNPQPATILLIDDHPMLRTGVKQLIGMAPDITVVGEASNGEQGIELADALDPDLILLDLNMPGMNGLETLDKLREKSLSGRVVVFSVSNHEEDVVTALKRGADGYLLKDMEPEDLLKALQQAAAGEMVLSEALTPVLAASLRANRATSERDILKLIAQGLPNKMIARRLDITESTVKVHVKHMLKKMKLKSRVEAAVWVHQERIF, translated from the coding sequence ATGAGTAACCCGCAACCGGCCACTATTTTGCTGATCGACGACCATCCGATGCTGCGAACCGGTGTGAAGCAGTTGATCGGCATGGCGCCCGACATCACCGTGGTCGGCGAAGCCAGCAACGGCGAGCAAGGGATTGAACTGGCGGATGCGCTCGATCCAGACCTGATACTGCTGGATCTCAATATGCCTGGCATGAACGGCCTGGAAACGCTCGATAAACTGCGCGAGAAATCGCTTTCCGGTCGGGTGGTGGTCTTCAGCGTTTCCAACCACGAAGAAGATGTGGTGACCGCACTGAAACGCGGCGCGGATGGCTACCTGTTGAAAGATATGGAGCCGGAAGATTTGCTGAAAGCGTTGCAGCAAGCAGCCGCGGGAGAGATGGTACTCAGCGAAGCGCTCACCCCGGTGCTGGCAGCAAGCCTGCGCGCCAATCGCGCGACCAGCGAGCGCGATATTCTCAAGCTGATTGCGCAGGGCTTGCCGAATAAAATGATTGCCCGCCGTCTCGATATCACCGAGAGCACGGTCAAAGTCCACGTTAAACATATGCTGAAGAAAATGAAGCTGAAATCCCGCGTTGAAGCCGCGGTGTGGGTTCATCAGGAACGCATTTTCTGA
- the narX gene encoding nitrate/nitrite two-component system sensor histidine kinase NarX: MLKRLFSPISLVNQLALLMLLSTVIGVAGMAISGWLVQGVQGSAHAINKAGSLRMQSYRLLSAIPLHEDKQYLFDEMEHTAFSPELALAAQRDGQQAQLAGLQNYWHSIVIPAIRQAQQPSEAADIIAIFVGRIDKLVTSFDRSTEQRIEQVIIMQHLMALLMALLLLFAVIWLRSKLLRPWHQLLQMARAVSQRDFTRRASISGRNEMATLGEALNNMSAELAESYAVLEQRVKEKTAGLEQKNQILSFLWQANHRLHSRIPLCERLSPVLNGLQDLTLLHDIELRVYDTEDENNHQEFTCQSDASCDDKGCHLCPRGVTTPHPGSGSTLKWRLADAHMQYGLLLAQLPPGRHLSHDQQQLVDTLVEQITATLALDRHQDKQQQLLVMEERATIARELHDSIAQSLSCMKMQVSCLQMQGDALPQNSQQLLGQIRNELNTSWAQLRELLTTFRLQLTEPGLRPALEASCQEYSDRFGFQVRLDYQLPPRLVPPHQAIHLLQIAREALSNALKHSGATAVSVAVEQQENRVILRVSDNGRGIQVNAERTNHYGLIIMRDRAQSLHGDCQVRPVASGGTEVIVTFIPETFLSPMQGDTHE, encoded by the coding sequence ATGCTAAAACGCCTCTTTTCTCCTATTTCGCTGGTTAACCAACTGGCGCTGCTGATGTTGCTGTCCACCGTTATCGGCGTGGCAGGCATGGCGATCTCCGGCTGGCTGGTACAGGGCGTTCAGGGCAGCGCGCACGCTATCAATAAAGCCGGTTCTCTGCGCATGCAGAGCTATCGCCTGCTGTCAGCGATTCCGCTGCACGAAGACAAGCAGTATCTGTTTGATGAAATGGAACATACCGCATTCAGCCCGGAGCTGGCGCTGGCCGCGCAGCGTGATGGCCAACAGGCGCAGCTTGCCGGGCTACAAAACTACTGGCACAGCATTGTGATCCCCGCCATCCGCCAGGCGCAACAACCCAGTGAAGCCGCAGACATTATCGCCATCTTCGTTGGCAGGATTGATAAACTGGTGACGTCGTTCGATCGCAGCACAGAACAGCGGATTGAACAGGTCATCATCATGCAACATCTGATGGCGCTGTTGATGGCTCTGCTGCTGCTGTTTGCCGTCATCTGGCTGCGTTCAAAACTGCTGCGCCCGTGGCACCAACTGCTGCAAATGGCGCGCGCCGTCAGCCAGCGTGACTTTACCCGCCGCGCCTCGATTAGCGGACGCAATGAAATGGCAACACTTGGTGAGGCGTTGAATAACATGTCCGCTGAGCTGGCGGAAAGTTACGCGGTGCTTGAGCAGCGCGTCAAAGAGAAGACTGCCGGGCTCGAGCAGAAAAACCAGATCCTGTCGTTTTTATGGCAGGCTAACCACCGTCTGCACTCGCGCATTCCGCTATGCGAACGCCTTTCACCGGTGCTTAATGGCTTGCAGGATTTAACCCTGCTGCACGATATCGAACTGCGCGTCTACGACACAGAAGATGAGAACAACCATCAGGAATTTACCTGCCAGTCGGATGCCAGCTGCGATGATAAAGGCTGCCATTTGTGCCCGCGCGGTGTCACAACGCCGCATCCAGGTTCTGGTTCCACGTTAAAATGGCGGCTGGCGGATGCCCATATGCAGTACGGTTTGCTGCTGGCGCAATTGCCCCCAGGCCGGCATTTAAGCCATGACCAGCAGCAACTGGTTGATACGCTGGTGGAACAAATAACCGCGACGCTGGCGCTCGACAGACACCAGGACAAACAGCAGCAGCTCCTGGTAATGGAAGAACGCGCCACCATTGCCCGTGAACTGCACGATTCAATCGCGCAATCCCTCTCCTGTATGAAGATGCAGGTCAGTTGCCTGCAAATGCAGGGCGATGCGTTACCGCAGAACAGCCAGCAGTTGCTGGGCCAGATCCGTAACGAGCTGAATACCTCCTGGGCGCAGTTACGCGAATTGCTGACCACCTTCCGCTTACAATTAACCGAGCCGGGGCTGCGCCCGGCGCTGGAAGCCAGTTGCCAGGAGTACAGCGATCGTTTCGGTTTCCAGGTGCGGCTCGACTATCAGCTTCCCCCTCGCCTGGTGCCGCCGCATCAGGCGATCCATCTGTTGCAAATTGCCCGCGAAGCGCTGAGCAATGCACTGAAACACTCCGGCGCAACCGCGGTCAGCGTCGCCGTAGAACAGCAAGAAAACCGGGTGATACTGCGCGTTAGCGATAATGGGCGCGGTATTCAGGTCAATGCTGAAAGGACAAATCATTATGGATTGATCATTATGCGTGACCGCGCGCAAAGCCTGCACGGCGATTGCCAGGTACGCCCCGTTGCCTCCGGCGGGACGGAGGTTATCGTTACGTTCATCCCTGAGACGTTTCTCTCACCCATGCAAGGAGATACCCATGAGTAA
- a CDS encoding NarK family nitrate/nitrite MFS transporter, with the protein MQHSSIPEKGSSSRVITEWRPEDPVFWQQQGHAIASRNLWISVPCLLLAFCVWMLFSAVAVNLPKVGFKFTTDQLFMLTALPSVSGALLRVPYSFMVPVFGGRRWTAFSTGILIIPCVWLGFAVQDPTTSFSTFIIISLLCGFAGANFASSMANISFFFPKQKQGGALGINGGLGNLGVSVMQLIAPLAVSFSIFAAFGGAGAAQPDGSILYLENAAWVWVPLLAFFTLAAWFGMNELATSKASLRAQLPVLKRSHLWIMSFLYLATFGSFIGFSAGFAMLSKTQFPDVQILHFAFFGPLIGALARSAGGAISDRLGGTLVTLVNFVVMAIFSAALFLTLPTEGTGGNFIAFFCVFLVLFLTAGLGSGSTFQMISVIFRKMTMERVQKRGGNESEAMREAATETAAALGFISAIGAIGGFFIPKAFGTSLALTGSPAGAMKVFLVFYIACVVITWAIYGRKKQ; encoded by the coding sequence ATGCAGCACTCATCCATCCCGGAAAAAGGTTCGTCATCACGGGTTATTACCGAATGGCGCCCGGAAGATCCGGTTTTCTGGCAACAGCAGGGACATGCGATTGCAAGCCGTAACTTGTGGATTTCCGTTCCTTGCCTGCTTCTGGCGTTTTGCGTCTGGATGCTGTTCAGCGCCGTCGCTGTTAACCTGCCAAAAGTGGGCTTCAAGTTTACCACCGACCAGCTCTTTATGCTGACGGCGCTGCCCTCTGTTTCCGGCGCGCTGCTCCGTGTTCCGTACTCTTTTATGGTACCGGTGTTCGGCGGTCGTCGCTGGACGGCCTTCAGTACCGGGATTTTGATTATTCCTTGTGTATGGCTCGGTTTTGCCGTGCAGGATCCGACCACGTCTTTTAGTACGTTTATTATTATCTCGCTGCTGTGCGGTTTCGCCGGAGCAAACTTTGCTTCCAGCATGGCGAACATCAGCTTCTTCTTCCCGAAACAGAAGCAGGGCGGCGCGCTGGGGATCAACGGTGGGTTGGGCAATCTGGGCGTCAGCGTGATGCAATTGATTGCGCCGCTGGCCGTCTCTTTTTCCATTTTTGCCGCTTTTGGTGGTGCGGGCGCGGCTCAGCCGGACGGCTCAATACTGTATCTGGAAAACGCGGCCTGGGTCTGGGTTCCGCTGCTGGCCTTCTTTACGCTGGCGGCCTGGTTCGGCATGAACGAACTGGCAACCTCTAAGGCCTCACTGCGCGCGCAATTGCCGGTACTGAAACGCAGCCACTTGTGGATCATGAGCTTTCTCTATCTGGCAACCTTCGGCTCGTTTATCGGTTTTTCAGCCGGTTTCGCCATGCTGTCGAAAACGCAGTTTCCGGATGTACAGATCCTGCATTTTGCTTTCTTCGGCCCATTGATTGGCGCGCTGGCGCGTTCGGCTGGCGGCGCGATCTCCGATCGCCTCGGCGGCACGCTAGTCACGCTGGTGAACTTTGTGGTGATGGCCATTTTCAGCGCGGCGCTGTTCCTGACCTTACCCACAGAAGGGACTGGCGGTAACTTTATTGCCTTTTTCTGCGTCTTCCTGGTGCTGTTCCTGACGGCGGGTCTCGGCAGTGGTTCTACTTTCCAGATGATCTCGGTTATTTTCCGCAAAATGACCATGGAACGCGTCCAAAAACGCGGCGGCAACGAGAGTGAAGCCATGCGTGAAGCGGCGACAGAAACGGCAGCGGCGCTTGGGTTTATCTCCGCAATTGGTGCGATTGGCGGCTTTTTCATTCCGAAAGCGTTTGGGACTTCACTGGCATTAACCGGCTCTCCGGCTGGCGCAATGAAAGTATTTCTCGTGTTCTATATTGCCTGCGTTGTGATCACCTGGGCGATATACGGGCGTAAAAAACAATAA